Proteins from a genomic interval of Neodiprion lecontei isolate iyNeoLeco1 chromosome 2, iyNeoLeco1.1, whole genome shotgun sequence:
- the LOC107227816 gene encoding paramyosin, long form, translated as MSSSAVAKSSKYTYRSSGGAGSADVSIEYSADLSALSRLEDKIRLLQDDLESERELRQRIERERADLSVQVIQLSERLEEAEGGAESQFEINRKRDTELAKLRKLLEDVHLESEETAHILRKKHQEVVSDFQDQIDQLSKARARADKEKGKFQQEVYELLAQVDSVTKEKLLSIKTVEKLEIHVSELNVKIEELNRTIVDITSHKTRLSQENIELTKEVQDLKVNIENVVYLKSQIASQLEDARRRLEDEERRRSLVEASLHQVEVELESVRVQLEEESEARLDLERQLVKANGEVSIWRSKYETEANARAEEVEELRRKYSARIQEQEEQIETLLVKINNLEKQKSRLQSEVEVLIIDLEKANGTARELQKRVEHMEKVHIELKSRLEETVQLYEQTQRDLRNKQQELQRTNAELDKTREMKDQLGRENKKLADDLSDAKNQLADMNRRLHELELELRRLENEREELAAAYKEAEAGRKVEEQRSQRLAAELSQFRHEAERRLAEKDEEFEAFRKQTSIEIEQLNARVVEAETKLKSEVARVKKKLQIQITELELSLDVANKSNIDLQKTIKKQSLTLTELQSHYDEVQRQLQVTLDQLGISQRRLLSLTSELEEIRGNYESALRAKRSVEQQYEESVSRINELTTINVNISSARAKIEQELATLAGDYEEVTKELRVSDERFQRVQTELKHTVEILHDEQERIVKIEAVKKSLEIEVKNLSIRLEEVEANAIVGGKRIISKLEARIRDLELELDEEKRRHAETVKILRKKERNIKEVMIQVEEDSKNIALLQEALDKSSQKVNIYKRQLQEQEGMSQQSVTRVRRFQRELEAAEDRADTAESNLTLIRAKHRSFVTTSTVPGSQVYLVQETRQDV; from the exons ATGTCTTCCTCAGCGGTAGCGAAGAGTTCGAAGTACACGTACCGGTCTTCGGGTGGTGCGGGCTCTGCCGATGTTAGCATCGAGTACAGCGCCGACCTGAGCGCTCTCTCCAGACTCGAG GACAAAATTCGCCTGCTCCAAGATGACCTGGAGTCTGAGAGAGAGTTGCGTCAGAGG ATCGAACGCGAGCGCGCCGACCTGAGCGTGCAGGTAATTCAATTGTCCGAGCGCCTTGAGGAAGCTGAGGGCGGTGCCGAATCTCAG TTTGAGATCAACAGAAAGAGAGACACGGAGTTGGCGAAGCTTCGTAAACTTCTTGAGGATGTTCACCTGGAGAGCGAGGAAACCGCACACATTCTCCGCAAGAAGCACCAGGAAGTCGTCTCCGACTTTCAGGATCAAATCGATCAACTCTCCAAGGCTCGTGCCAG AGCTGACAAAGAGAAGGGAAAATTCCAGCAAGAGGTTTACGAGCTGCTCGCCCAGGTAGACTCCGTGACGAAGGAGAAGCTCCTGTCCATCAAGACAGTCGAGAAGCTAGAGATTCACGTTTCAGAACTGAACGTTAAGATCGAGGAACTGAATCGCACTATCGTGGATATTACCAGCCACAAGACCCGTCTCTCCCAAGAAAATATCGAGCTCACTAAGGAAGTCCAAGACCTGAAG GTAAACATCGAGAACGTTGTTTACCTGAAGTCACAGATTGCGAGCCAACTTGAAGATGCCCGACGCCGCCTTGAGGATGAGGAACGCCGTCGTTCTTTGGTTGAAGCCTCTCTTCATCag GTCGAAGTCGAGTTGGAATCTGTCCGCGTACAACTGGAAGAGGAATCCGAGGCTCGTCTAGACCTGGAACGTCAGCTTGTCAAGGCCAACGGTGAGGTGTCCATCTGGAGGTCCAAATACGAGACCGAGGCGAATGCTCGCGCTGAAGAG GTTGAGGAACTTCGCCGCAAGTACTCAGCTCGCATTCAGGAACAGGAGGAACAAATTGAGACCCTTCTGGTGAAGATCAACAACTTGGAGAAGCAAAAGTCACGTCTACAGTCTGAAGTAGAGGTTCTCATTATCGATCTCGAGAAG GCCAATGGAACAGCTCGGGAGCTCCAGAAACGCGTAGAACATATGGAGAAGGTCCACATCGAGCTTAAGTCACGGTTGGAAGAAACTGTTCAGCTGTACGAGCAAACTCAACGCGACCTGCGCAACAAGCAACAGGAACTGCAACGTACGAATGCTGAGCTCGACAAGACCCGCGAAATGAAAGATCAACTGGGTCGCGAGAACAAGAAGCTTGCAG ACGATCTATCCGACGCTAAGAACCAGCTGGCAGACATGAACCGACGCCTACACGAGTTGGAATTGGAACTTCGTCGCCTGGAGAACGAACGCGAGGAGTTGGCTGCCGCATACAAGGAAGCCGAAGCA GGCCGCAAGGTTGAGGAACAGCGCTCTCAGCGTTTGGCTGCTGAGCTGAGCCAGTTCCGTCACGAGGCTGAGCGTCGCCTCGCGGAGAAGGACGAGGAGTTCGAAGCGTTCCG CAAACAGACCAGCATTGAGATCGAACAGCTAAACGCCCGCGTCGTCGAAGCCGAGACCAAGTTGAAGTCCGAAGTAGCTCGCGTCAAGAAGAAGCTGCAGATCCAAATTACCGAATTGGAACTTTCCCTGGATGTTGCCAACAAGAGCAACATCGATCTGCAGAAGACGATCAAGAAGCAATCCCTGACATTGACG GAATTGCAATCGCACTACGACGAGGTTCAGCGCCAGCTGCAGGTGACTTTGGACCAACTCGGCATCAGCCAGCGCCGTCTCTTATCCCTGACTTCGGAGCTCGAGGAAATTCGCGGCAACTACGAGTCT GCCCTTCGCGCGAAGAGATCTGTCGAGCAGCAGTACGAGGAGTCGGTTAGCCGTATCAACGAGCTGACAACGATCAACGTGAACATTTCCTCAGCCAGGGCGAAGATTGAGCAGGAATTGGCCACCCTCGCTGGAGACTACGAGGAAGTTACCAAGGAGCTACGCGTTAGCGACGAACGGTTCCAGCGCGTCCAGACCGAACTCAAGCATACTGTTGAAATCCTGCACGACGAGCAGGAGCGTATCGTGAAGATTGAGGCTGTCAAAAAGTCTCTGGAGATCGAAGTGAAGAACCTGTCCATTCGGCTTGAGGAAGTTGAGGCCAACGCTATCGTCGGCGGAAAGCGCATCATCAGCAAACTCGAAGCCAGG ATCCGTGATCTCGAGCTTGAACTTGACGAGGAGAAGCGCAGACACGCAGAGACCGTGAAGATCCTTCGCAAGAAGGAGCGCAACATCAAGGAAGTGATGATCCAGGTAGAGGAGGACTCGAAGAACATCGCCCTCCTCCAGGAGGCACTAGACAAGTCGTCGCAAAAGGTCAACATCTACAAGAGGCAGCTCCAGGAACAGGAGGGCATGTCCCAGCAGAGCGTTACGCGGGTGCGCCGCTTCCAGCGTGAACTTGAGGCCGCGGAGGACCGCGCCGACACCGCCGAGAGCAACCTGACCTTGATCCGTGCCAAGCACCGCAGCTTCGTAACCACATCGACGGTGCCCGGGTCTCAGGTATACCTCGTGCAAGAGACGAGGCAGGACGTTTAG
- the LOC124293072 gene encoding paramyosin, short form-like codes for MASHVPLSHMPLEPKWRHRPTFVYNKNYAYGINYYQPMIDYIDERENRARAKSEYPHLPWSDSRALWEDKKVQTYTPRDLQRLAVDAEVQAKDHLSTFKVAKRSDFSLSKTIHASHVTKEIFPRKRVICRPVQVRPRSEPREIERKIMSDLELGSLQDVQTMREVKDALEHGRRLRGKSAKAIEFHLKADALQNLSQSQELADIRKFQRNAVHVLMDDRMHSQFMSNRARMARDDQKFLEPLDNLSHELKEFEQKSSGYFLDKR; via the exons ATGGCGTCGCATGTGCCGCTCTCCCATATGCCGTTAGAACCGAAATGGCGGCATAGGCCAACATTCGTTTACAACAAGAACTATGCATACGGGATCAACTACTACCAACCAATGATCGATTACATCGATGAGCGAGAAAATCGAGCCAGAGCCAAGTCCGAGTATCCCCACCTCCCGTGGTCGGACAGTCGCGCGCTCTGGGAGGACAAAAAGGTGCAGACTTACACGCCGAGAGATCTACAACGATTGGCGGTTGACGCGGAGGTGCAGGCAAAAGATCATCTAAGTACATTTAAG GTTGCCAAGCGTTCGGACTTCAGCCtttcaaaaacaattcacGCGAGTCACgtaacgaaagaaatttttccgagGAAACGTGTCATCTGCAGACCCGTTCAAGTGCGTCCAAGAAGCGAGCCCCGAGAAATAGAGCGAAAAATCATGAGCGATTTGGAACTTGGATCTCTGCAGGACGTTCAGACTATGAGAGAGGTGAAGGATGCTCTGGAACACGGCAGGCGTTTACGCGGAAAATCTGCCAAGGCTATAGAGTTTCATTTGAAAGCTGACGCTCTGCAGAATCTTTCGCAAAGCCAGGAATTGGCAGATATAaggaaatttcaaagaaatgcTGTACACGTCCTTATGGATGACAGGATGCACTCACAATTTATGAGCAACAGAGCGCGGATGGCCAGGGACGATCAGAAGTTCCTGGAGCCTCTCGACAACCTCAGCCATGAACTGAAGGAATTCGAGCAGAAGTCGAGCGGCTATTTCTTGGACAAGAGGTAG